DNA from Borreliella garinii:
AAGCTTAAACGAATTTATGACCCTCCTTTTGCTATTTACTATAAAGGAAATTTGCCAAATTCCTCTTCATTGTCTTGGGCTGTTGTTGGTTCTAGAAGAATTAGCAAAGCTCTTGCTGAGAGAACTAGAGAATTTTCTTCACATCTTGCAAAAAATGGTGTAGAGATTGTTTCTGGATTTGCAATTGGAGCTGATATTGAAGCTCATATAGCAGCAATCAATGAGAATAGCAGAACATTTGCTGTTATTCCAACAGATATTGATAATATTTATCCTAAGCAAAATCGAAAATATGTTTTTAAACTTTTAGAACAAGGCGGAGGAATAATTACTGAGACTTTGCCATTTGATAAAATTCAAAATTATTTCTTTGCTAAAAGAAATAGATTGATCTCAGGCTTGTCAGATGCTATTTTTATAACTTATGCGCCCTTAAAATCGGGAGCTTTAATTACGGCTGAACTTGGTCTTGATCTGGGGCTTGACATTTATGTTTATGATTTAGATTTTTGTGGTGATGGGGCT
Protein-coding regions in this window:
- the dprA gene encoding DNA-processing protein DprA, with the translated sequence MKLLYIDNLKFLKSKEKLKLFNNFDFNDIIKLTQKDIESYLLRSFRKSFRLPDLKLVELQEKVIRRTNAKIAILGSKSYPNKLKRIYDPPFAIYYKGNLPNSSSLSWAVVGSRRISKALAERTREFSSHLAKNGVEIVSGFAIGADIEAHIAAINENSRTFAVIPTDIDNIYPKQNRKYVFKLLEQGGGIITETLPFDKIQNYFFAKRNRLISGLSDAIFITYAPLKSGALITAELGLDLGLDIYVYDLDFCGDGALKLYDFGAQEIKTVKDLYALLNIQYVDSNNIEDDPKECCNCKDVSDVLIGELLKEIYK